Genomic segment of Mycobacterium botniense:
ACCGCCGGCGATCGGTGATCACCCGCGTTCTGCGGCAGCGCATTCCAGCACAGCGCAAGACCGTGACGAATCCCTCTGGAACAGCGGCGCGTGGCACCAACCGTTCACCACAGAGGCGCCGCCGCGTAACAAACATCACCGGCCCGGTCCTGACGGCCCAGCCGCCCGCGGTCGGCACTCGTTTCCTGATGGTCGCTGACCAAACCACGCCGTTCGACTGCCGGCCAGCCCCAGAGCGCCCTCACCGGTCTTGATCGATTACCATTGAGCAAGAACGACATTCCATTTGCGGACTTGTTGGTCGTCGGGATGATCCGCTCAGTTGGCAGTGTTACCGATGAGCTCGACTCCAGCACCGTTCCACCGGAATTTCACCACGCTCTTCAACCCGTCGATACCGTTGGAGTACGTGAGCGCCACCGTGTCGCCGGTGCATTGAGAAGGGTCAATCCCGTTGAAGCCGTATGTGTCAGGCACTCCCTGGGGTATGTACTTGCCCAGATGGAACATTACCGCGCGAGTATTGGGGTTGGTGGCGTTAGTGTTGGCCTTGACGATCACCGCCGACAACTGGGCGCATTCGTTGTAGTTACCGGCCAACGGTTCCGGGTTCCACGGCTGGTGGCTGCGCGGATCGCGGGGCAGCTCGGAAACCGCCCGGGCGATCGCGGGTGCTGCCAAGTCGACCGCACAGGGGTCAACCGGCGGGGCGGTGGTGCCGGTCGGGGCAGCGGCGGCCGTGGTACTCGGTCTGCCCGGAGTGCTGATTGGTGCGGCCGCCGGCGGTTGCGGTGTCTTTGCGACGGTCGAGTCGCCGGGCCCGCAGCCGGCCAATCCCGCGGCCAGCAGTGCTGCCGCGGCCAGCATGCTCCGGACACGCCAGGGTAGCCAGCACACAACCCGCACCGTACCGGTACCGGATGCGTTCGCGCGGCAGACGTCGCCGGGTGGCTGTCGACGACCTTGTCGTCGCTGGGCCACTAGACTGCATGTCCGATGTGTTTTGCGGATAGCCTGAAGTCGGCGCCCCGGCAAGGTCTGCCGACCCGCGGATCCGTCGATCGGCCGTGCCCGGCGTCACCGTGGGCTGGGCGACGGTGCCGAAGCCGTGGCCTGAGCCGCGCGCACATGAGCGCCGGGATGGGTGCGCCCGAATCTGCGCGCCAGCCCGCAACGGCACCCCAGCGTGTCGACGTCAGCAATCGGCAAACGACTGGCCGGGGATGACCGCGCCCAAGGCCGTGGCCGCTCAGGGCGGACTGGAGCAGATCTCTCGAGTAGAGCGGGTCGCGTCGCTCACCGGTATCCGGGCCGTCGCAGCCCTGCTGGTGGTGGGCACCCATTCGGCCTATACCACCGGCAAATACACCCACGGCTACTTCGGACTGGTCTGTTCGCGGATGGAGATCGGAGTTCCGATCTTCTTCGTGCTATCCGGCTTCTTGTTATTCCGCCCCTGGGTGAAAGCCCTCGCCACGGGCGGTGCGCCGCCGTCGCTAAGCCGCTACGCCTGGCACCGGGTGCGGCGCATCATGCCCGCCTACACGATCACCGTGCTGGCCGCCTATGTCGTCTACCAGTTCCGCACGGCCGGTCCGAACCCGGGTCACACCTGGAGCGGGTTGCTCCGCAACCTCACTTTGACGCAGATCTACACCGACAACTACCTGGGCTCGTATCTGCATCAGGGTCTCACCCAGATGTGGAGTCTGGCAGTGGAAGTCGCTTTCTACCTGGTGCTGCCGCTGCTGGCTTACCTGGTGCTGGTCGTGGTGTGCCAACGTCGATGGCAGCCGGTCCTGGCGCTGACGGCGTTAGGCGTGTTGGCGTTGGTCACCCCGGCCTGGCTGATCATGGTGCACACCACCGATTGGTTGCCCGACGGCGCCCGGCTGTGGCTGCCGACGTACCTGTCGTGGTTCGTCGGCGGCATGATGCTGGCCGTACTGCAAGCGATGGGAGTGCGCTGCTATGCGCTGGTGGCCATACCGTTGGCGGTGATCAGCTATTTCATCGCGTCGACCCCGATCGCGGGCGCCCCGACGACCTCGCCCACCGGTTTGACAGAAGCGCTGGTCAAAGCGGGCTTTTATGCGGTTATCGGCACACTGGCCGTGGCACCGTTGGCTCTGGGGGACCATGGCTGGTACGCCCGGCTGCTGGCGGCCAGGCCCATGGTGTGGCTGGGCGAGATTTCCTACGAAATCTTCCTGATTCATCTGGTGACCATGGAGTTCGCCATGGTCGACCTCGTCCGTTACCGCATCTACACCGGGTCGATGCTGAACCTCTTCGCCGTGACGCTGATCATCACGATTCCGCTGGCCTGGCTGTTGCACCGGTTCACTCGAATCAGAACCGAACAGGGACAAGTCAGCAGCGATGGGCATGGGCGCGCGGTCCCCGGCGCGCCAGTGCGCCGGTGAGAGGTTACCCTTGCCTAAGTTGACATCGGGAGGCGAGGGGCAGGGATGGCTGAATCCAGGGCAGCGCGAGGTGTACAGGGCGCGGTACTGAAGCTGCTGCGCGGCGCCGACTACCGGTTCACCGTGATCGGTCGACGTGAGATCAGCCCGCATTACCTGCGGTTGAGCTTCCGGGCCGGCGGGATGCTCGGTGAGCAGTCCCTGCACCCGACCATGTGGATCCGGATGTGGTTTCCCAACGGCGATAAGCCCCATCAACGCGGCTATACCTTGGTCGATCCCGATCCGGCCGCCGATACCGTCGACATCGAGTTCGCACTGCACGGCGGCGTCGCCTCGCGGTGGGCGCAGGCAGCACAGCCGGGTGACACGATCGACGTGACCGTGATGGGCAGCAGGTTCGCTCTGCCCGAGCCGGCTCCCGCCGGCTATGTGATCGTCGGTGACACCGCCTCGCTGCCGGCGATCAACTCGTTACTCGGCGCGATCGGGGACACTTCCGCCCGGGTGTTTCTGGAAGCCGGCTACGACGACGACAAAGACCTGCCCGTGGCGCGCAGCGCGGGTGTCATTTGGGTCGACCGCAAGGACGGCGGAAAAGCCTTGGTTCAAAAGCTCAGGTCGATGGCGTTCGACGCCCGTGACCACTTCGGCTGGGTGGCCTGCGACAACCGCACCACACGGTCGGTGGTCAGGGTGCTGCGCGAGGATTTCGGGATACCACGAAGTTCGATCACCGCGCGGGCCTATTGGATGGCCTGACCGGTCCGCTGCTCGATCGGCACCATGACCGGGACGACGAATTCGTCGAGCATCGCCTGTTCGTCGGTGTCGTCGTGGCCGGGGAAGAGCAGCAGTGAGGTGATCACTCGTACCAGCCAGCGCGCCCGGCGTTGCACGGCAGCCGGATCGTCAGGGCCCAGCGAGCTGAGGAATGCGGCGACCAAGGCCTTGATCACCTCGGAACGCTCAGCCATCTCACCGCCGATGGGTGGGCGGGTGGCGGCGAACCACGACGCCAGCGGGGGGCTTTCCCGGACCGTCCGCAGCGTGGTGGCGATCCCGGTGACCAGCCGTTGCCGCGGATCCTCGATGCCGCTGATCTTCTTTTTGATCACGTCGTGCAACCGATAGGCTTCGCGGTGTACGTAAGCGTTCCGTAATGCTTCCCGGCTTTCGAAATAGCGGTACAGTGTAGCGCGGGAACATCCGGCGGCCCTTGCAATTTCGTTCATACCGACAGACCCCGGGTCATGTACCGTGAACAGGGTTTCGGCTGCGTCGAGAATCCGGTTGGCAGCAGCTTCGGTGCGACGGGCCGCCAGCCAGTCGGAGCGGGCCATCAGGATTTCACCGTCAACGGCACCGACAGGGGACGTCGCACATAGCTGCCGTCGGCCCACACGATGGCTGACTCGTCGACCTCGAAATTCGGGCAGCGCGCCAGCAGCTCGGTCAGTGCGACCTGCGATTGCATCCGTGCTGCGGCGGCGCCCAGGCAATGGTGCGCACCGTGGCTGAACGTCAGGATATTGCGCGGACAGCGAGTCACGTCGAGCTCTCCGGCGTCTGGACCGTACTGGCGCTCATCGCGATTGGCCGAGCCGTACAACAACAAGACCTTGCGGCCCGCCGGGATGGTGGTGTCGCCGATCCGGACATCGCGAGTGGCGGTGCGTGCGAGCCCCTGCACCGGAGAGGTCAGCCGCAGCAGTTCTTCGACAGCGTCGGGGATCAGTGCCGGATTTTGCGCTAGCAGCCGGCGCTGATCGGGGCGTTGGTGCAGCAATGGCATGGAGCCGCCAAGCATTCCGGTGGTGGTGTCGTTGCCGCCGGTGACCATGGTGAACGCGAACGCCAGCACCGACAATGTGCCGGCGACATCGCCGTCGGCTCCAACTCCAGCGGCCACCAAGTGCGAGAGGGTGTCATCCTCAGGCTGGGTTCGGCGCCGCTCGATCAGCTCGCTGAAGTAGGCCATCATCGCCGCGACCGCGTCCCCGGCCGTGGCGAGGCCGGCTTGGGCGGTGTTGGCTGCAACGATCGCCTGGGTCCAGCCGTCGAATTGCGTGCGGTCTTCTTCGGGCACGCCGAGGTAATGCGCGACAACCATCGACGGCAGGGGTTTGAACAGCTCAGCGACGATGTCGCCGCCACCGTTGGCACGCAACCGCTCGATGCGCTCGATGACGAACTGGCGCACCCTGGGCCTGACGGTTTCGACCTGCCGCGGAGTGAATCCACGCGACACCAGCTTGCGAAACGCGGTGTGCACTGGCGGGTCCTGCATCACCATTGGGGGATTGTCTTGCAGCCCAATCAGTTCCAGCTCGCTGTAGTTGACGGTCAGCCCCTGCGCGGACGAGAACGTCTCATGGTCGCGCGCGGCGTTCCACACATCGGCGTGCCTGGACAGCACGTAGTAGTCGTGGTCGGGTCTGTCTTCGGGCACCACGTGGTGCACCGGGTCGTGGTCGCGCAGCGCTTTGTACATTGCCCATGGATCGGCCCACGTTTCAGCCGTGGCCAGCTGAAAGTGCGCGGCGTGAGACACGCTCATTGACATGTCTTATGAGTACGACACTTACCTTCTGCTGTCAACAGGCGGGTCGGGGAAGGATGGCGCGAAGTGATCTGCGGGCCGGGCGCAGCACATGTCTGCGTCGCGTCAGATGGCCGCACCGGGGTTGAGAATGCCCAGTGGGTCCAGCGCCTGCTTGATTCGCTGATTTAACGCCATGGCATCGGGCCCGATCTGGTCTGCCAGCCACGGCCGTTTCAACCGGCCCACGCCGTGCTCGCCGGTGATCGTGCCACCCAGGCCGATGGCCAGCTCCATGATTTCGCCGAATGCCTGGTGAGCGCGCTGCATCATCGCGGCATCGGCGGGGTCGTAGACGATCAACGGGTGGGTGTTCCCGTCGCCGGCATGTGCGATCACCGAGATGGTGAGTTCGCGCTCTGCGGCGATGTGCGCGATCCCGGTGACCAGTCTGCCCAGCGCGGGCAGCGGTACGCCGACGTCTTCCAGCAACAACGATCCCTTGCCCTCGACCGCTGGGATGCAAAACCGGCGGGCGGCGACGAACGCCTCGCTTTCCTGCGGATCGTCGGTGGAAAACACCTCCTTCGCGCCGTGTTCGGCGAACACGGCAGCCATCAGCTCAGCGTCCTCGGTTCCGGCTCGTCCCCGCTCGTCAGAGCCACCGAGCACCATGGCGGCGGCCTCCCGGTCCAGGCCCATGCGGAAGCTGTCCTCGACCGCGTTGATCGCCACCGAATCCATGAACTCCAGCATCGCCGGGCGGATCCGCCCGGCGACCGCGAGCACCGCGTCGGTCGCGGCTTGCACCGAGGCGAAGGTCGCCACCACGGTGCTCGACGCGTGCTGGGCCGGCAGTAGCCGCAGCGTCACCTCGGTGATCACGCCCAGCGTGCCCTCGCTGCCGACGAATAGTTTGGTCAGAGAAAGCCCGGCGACATCTTTGAGCCGCGGGCCGCCCAGCCGCACCGCGGTCCCGTCGGCCAGCACCACTTGCAGGCCCAGCACATAGTCGGTGGTGACGCCGTATTTCACGCAGCACAGACCGCCGGCGTTGGTGGCGATGTTGCCGCCGATGCTGCAGATCTCATACGACGACGGGTCCGGCGGATACCACAGCCCGTAATCAGCGGCCGCCTTTTTCACCTCGGCGTTGAGCAGCCCCGGCTGGCAGACCGCGGTGCGGGTGAGCGGGTCGACGACGATGTCGCGCATCTTCTCCGTCGACAGCACGATGCTGTCATCGAGTGCGGTCGATCCGCCCGATAGCCCGGTGCCGGCGCCCCGGGTGATGACGGGCACCCGATTGGCGCTGGCCCAGCGCAGCACGGTCTGCACGTCCTCGGTGCGTCGCGGCCGCACCACGGCCAGGGGTTTGCCCGCCGACGGGTCGAATGCGCGGTCCTGCCGGTAGCCCTCGGTGACGGCCGGATCGGTGACCACCATCCCGTCGGGCAGCTCAGCGATCAGACTGGCCAGTACCTCAGCACCCACGGCCCGATCCTACGGCCGGACGCCGCCCCAGTTCGGCCGCCGCACAGCCCGGACAGCATAGCCCCAGGTCAACCGCGACCGACGCGGCGGAGTCGTTGCGGTGAGCGGCAACGGGGATCGTGCTCCGACGCCGCTGCAGGCACGATGTGGGGTGTGCGTCCCCATCCTCGTACCGGCCGACTCTTCGCCTCGCCGGTCGCCCCCGGTACCGGCTGGCCAGGAGATCCGGCCACACCGCAGACGCCGGTAGCAGCCGATCCGGCGCAGGTGTCGGCATTGGCGGGGGAGGTCCACTCGATCCCGGAACTCGACGCGCTGGTCAGCGTCTGCCGCGCTTGCCCGCGGCTGGTCGCTTGGCGTGAACAAGCCGCAGTTATCAAACGGCGGGCTTTCGCCGACCAACCCTACTGGGGGCGTCCGGTGCCCGGGTGGGGATCGCAACAGCCGCGGCTGCTGATTCTCGGCTTGGCGCCGGCCGCGCACGGCGGCAACCGGACGGGACGGATGTTCACCGGTGACCGCTCCGGTGACCAGTTGTTCGCTGCGCTGCACCGGGCCGGGCTGGTGAGTTCGCCGAGCAGTGTCGACGCCGCGGACGGACTGCGGGCTAATCGCATTCGGATCACCGCGCCAGTGCGATGCGCGCCGCCCGCCAATAAGCCGGCACCCGAGGAACAGGTGACGTGCTCGCCGTGGCTGGAGGCCGAGTGGCGGCTGGTATCCGGCCATGTCCGGGTGATTGTCGCTTTGGGCGGTTTCGCCTGGCAGGTCGCGCTGCGGCTGGTGGAACACGCCGGCATACGCAAGCCGCTGTTCAGCCACGGCGCGCTCGCGGAGCTGCCGTCTGGCCTGCGTGTGCTCGGGTGCTATCACCCCAGCCAGCAGAACATGTTCACCGGCAAGCTGACCCCGGCCATGCTCGACGCGATTTTCACCGACGCCAAGACGATGGCCGGGATCAGGTGACGCCACTGAACGGGAAGCTTGGGCTGGCCGTCGGTGTTGACGCCAGCGTGCGACTGTCCGTTCTCGACCTCGTCCCGGTGCGTACCGACCAGTCGACCTCGGATGCACTGGCGGCCACCGTCCAACTGGCGCAGACCGCCGACCGGCTGGGCTTCACCCGCTACTGGGTCGCCGAACACCACAACATGCCCGCAATCGCCGCCACCAGCCCCCCGGTGCTGATCGCCTATCTTGCCGCGCAGACCGCGCAGCTGCGGCTCGGATCCGGCGGTGTGATGCTGCCCAATCATGCGCCGCTGGCGGTGGCCGAACAGTTCGCACTGCTGGAGGCGGCCGCCCCGGGCCGCATCGACCTCGGCATCGGGCGGGCACCGGGCTCCGACCCGATCACCTCATGGGCGCTGCGGGCCGGCCGCGATGACCGCGACCTGGAACACTTTCCCGACTACCTCGACGACGTGGTCGCGCTGATGAGCCCACGAGGCGCACGACTGCCGTTGCGCGACGGGGAGTATGTGCTGAAGGCTACCCCGGCCGCCGTCAGCGAACCGCGGCTGTGGCTGTTGGGGTCATCGATGTACTCGGCGCATGTGGCTGCCGCCAAAGGGCTGCCGTATGTGTTCGCCCACCACTTCTCCGGTAAGGGCACCGCAGAGGCGCTCGCGGTTTACCGTTCGCGATTCGTGCCCAGCAAGCTCGCCGCACAGCCGGTCACATTTTTGACGGTCAATGCGGTGGTGGCGGAAACACGTGAGGAGGCAACGGCATTGATGATGCCCAACCTGCACATGATGGCCCGGCTACGAACCGGGCAGCCGCTGGGGCCGGTACAGCTTGTCGAAGATGCGCGGGCGGAGCAGCTCACACCGCAGCAACTGCACATCGTCGAGCGCGGGTTACAGCGCGCCATCCTCGGCACCCCCGCCGACGCCGCCGCTCAACTGCGGGCCCTGGCCCAGCAGTTCGACGTGGACGAGGTGATGATCAACCCGGTGGCCTCGGCGCATCGCGGCACCGATCCGGCGACCGCTCCCGGCCGGGTGGCGACATTGGAGTTGCTGGCAAAAGAGCTTTTTTAAATCTAAAGCGTCGCCGGTCCGTTCCGGGCCGGGCCGTGCGCTAGCGCGGTGTGAGCACGATGACCGGTATTGGGCGCGACGTTCGGCGCTGGTACTTCTCATAGCGGTTGGCGTTGTTCGTGTTGACGATCTGCCACAGCCGCGGATAGTCGGGATCCCCGGGTGCCACTGGTTTTGCCGTGACACTAAATCGTTTTGGGCCGACGTTGATTTCAACGTTGGGGTCAGCTTTGAGGTTGTGATACCAGCCCGGTGCCCGGGGATCGCCGCCTTTCGAGGCGACAACGAGGTAGTTGTCGCCGTCGCGCGCATAAGTCAGTGATGTGGTGCGCGGCTTACCGGTCTTGGCTCCGGTCGTGTGCAACAGCAAGTTCGGTGGCCCACCGGGAATCCGGTGTCCGATCCGGCCTTTGGTGGCGGTGTAGATCGCGTTGTGCATTCGGAGCAGCGGTATCCCGACGACCTGCTCGACCCACTGGGAGACGTCCATGCGTTCAGTCTGGCTGACTCGCATCGGTCCGTGCCAGCGCCTCCCGCAGGATTTGCGCGGTGGCCTCACGGTCGGGGTCATGGCGCAACAGCATTCCTTTCGCGACTGCGAACTTGTCGCCGTTGCGCCGCGGCAGGACGTGCAGATGAATGTGGAACACCGTCTGGAATGCCGCGCGGCCGTCGTTGATCGCGATATTGGTCGCGTCGGCGAGCTCCGTCGTGCGGGCCGCCCGCGCGATCCGCTGGCCGATGGTGACCATCTCGGCCAGTGTCTCGGGCGGGGTGTCGGTGAGATCCACGGTGTGCCGCTTGGGCAGTACCAGGGTGTGGCCACGGGTAAACGGGCGGATGTCAAGGATCGCCAGGTAGCCGCCGTCTTCATAGATTCGGATGGCCGGAGCCGTCCCGGCCACGATCGCACAGAACACGCAGGACATGCCGCCACGGTAGCGGCTCGGCCGCTGGTATTACCGCCCGGGCGGGAGCGCAGCGGCGATCGCCGCGATCGCCCGATCGAGGATCGCGCGGGTGGTGCCGAAGTTCAGCCGAGCGAAACCCGAACCCACCGCGGCGCCGAACGGAAGACCCGGGCTGAGCGCGACTTTGGCCTTTGCGAGCAGGTATTCGGCCGGCTCGGCCGGCAGGTTCAGCGCACGAAAATCCACCCATGCAAGGTAGGTGCCCTCCGGGGTGGTGACTGTCACCCCGGGAGCCGACTCCGGCAGGGTCCGCGCCAGGTGGTCGCGGTTCGCCTGCAGGTAGACAAGCAGCTGATCCAGCCAGTCGGCGCCGTGGTTGTACGCGGCGATATTGGCCCGGATACCGACTGTGGACGCGCCCATCCGGTGCAGCCAGTTGATCCGGTCCCACTCCTTGGCGTCGCGGCTGTTGGACAGGATCACCTGCGCGCACATGAGACCGGGCAGGTTCCAGCCCTTGGACGCCGACATCAGCGTGATAACCGTTTGGGCGGCCGCATCCGACACCGAGGCGGCGGCGACGTGGGGATGTCCGTAGACCAGCGGTGCGTGGATCTCGTCGGCGATGATCCTCGCACCGTGACGCGCCGCGATGTCCACGATCACGCGCAGCTCATCGACGGTGAACGCCGTGCCCAGCGGATTGTTGGGATTGCACAGGATCAGCGACCCGGCCCCTTTGGCGAATGCGGCGTCGACGGCATCGGGGTCTAAGACGTATCGGCCCGAATCCGGCTGCGGTGTCATCGGGATCTCTACCCTTTGCCGGCCGGTGACGTGCAGGACGTCGAAAAAAGGCATATAGGCCGGAACAGGCAAGGCCACTGGACTTTCGGGTCGGGTTAAAAAGTTGATGACGACCTCCATGCCCTTCAGGACGTCCGGGACGATGCGAACCCATTCCGCAGACACGTTCCAGCCATAGCGGCGCCGACACCAGTCAGCCGTTGCCGTCGGCAGTGCATCGTCGGCGAACGCCGGGTAGCCGAACTCCTCGTCGGCGACCCACCTGTGCACCGCGTCGAGCACCGCCGGCGCGGTGGGAAAGTCCATTTCCGCGATCCACAATGGCAGCACATCGGGCTCGAAGTGATTCCACTTGACCGTCTTGCGTTGTCGCAGCTGATCCTCGGTCAACAGGTCAAAGACGCAATCGCTCATATCAGTAGTCTGCTCCCTGCTCGGCTTGTGACGCCGTGGCTCACGGCGCCTGGCGGCAAGGCAACATATTCTGCCGCGGTGGACCCTTGTGAACAGGCTCTCGCCGGTGCGGGGCGCCGCCTGGATGCCGGCGGCTGCCGCTGCCGGTGCAGCTCGTCGGCCGTCCCTACGACGAGGCGACCCGGCCGGCGCTCAGTGCGCAGCTCGAGGCCGCACGAGCGTGGGCTCATCGACGCCCGCCGGTGTCATGAGCGCGAAATGACTCGCCACGCCGCCAACTTGTCGCAGACGGGCATGACGTGGGCCGGGCTGGTAGACGGCAGCCGCTGATAGCTCACTGTTGTGTCGACCCGGACAAATCTGCGAAACAGCGCGTCTGCCTTGTTCCCGTTGAAATACACTCGAGTAATGCTGGGATAGCACGTGAACAGTTTTTGGAAGTCGTTGGGCACCAGACTTTTCAGATCAATATTGGAGTCAGAACTGCCGACACGACGACACTTGTGCAGCACATCCCACAGCGCCACTGCGTGGGATTGAAGTGCGTCCACACGCGTTTCGTATGGGGCGCTCTGGTCAAAGCCAAAGAGTTCGCTGGTAATACGCCAGAAACAATTTCGCGGATTGGCATAGTACTGGTGCGCTACCAGTGACTGCACACTCGGGAACGAGCCGAGGATCAGCAGCCGGGCGCCGTCGTCGACAACGGGCGGCAAGCCTTTCGGAACCGGTGCGTTCATCACTGCTCATCATCGCGCACAAAGGTCAGCCGGGCTCCGATGCCGGTGATCGTGCGGCGGGGTGACGAGGGCCGCTGCATCTGCGCGCGGGAGACCGCGCAAAATCTCCGGCACCGATGTCGCGCGGCGCACCCACCCGTCACGAAGCTCCCACACGGCCCACCTGACGCTGGGACGCCGCCGTGAGGTGTTCGCTGGCAGTGAAACCACTTGCCAGAAGTTTATAACAAAGTAATTATGTAATCATGACCTCGCGGGGTTACGCACGGCGTTACGGGCGCTCCGGCGGCTGGCAGCAAGCTCATCAACCCGATGCTTGCGACGCGGCGGAATGGTTTGCCGGACGTCTCCCTGAAGACTGGTTTGACGGTGACCCCAGGGTGACTGTCGATCGTGAGGAGATCACGGTCATCGGCAAGCTGCCCGACGCCCAGACCTCGGGCAAAGAACAAACCCCGGCCCGCGCGTCGGGCCGCGTCTCCCGATTCCGCGAAGAAACCCGCGCAGAGCGGATGGCGATCGCCGAGGAGGCACAAGCCCGTTACGGCCGTAAGGTTTCCTGGGGCGTCGAGGTGGGCGGCGAGCGGATCCTGTTCACGCATCTGGCGGTGCCGGTGATGACCCGCTTAAAACAGCCGGAGCGGCAAGTGCTCGATACTTTGGTCGACGCCGGTGTGGCGCGCTCGCGCTCCGATGCGCTCGCCTGGGCGGTCAAACTGGTCGGTGAGCACACCCAGGAATGGCTGGCCAAGCTGCGGGAAGCGATGGAACACGTCGATCACCTGCGCGCGCAAGGCCCGGATCTCTAAAGCACCGGCCCGCTGCGCCGGTTCCTCGACCGAGACCGTTCAATCGTGCGTCTCGATTGTGCACCCGCCCGGTGACACCGGCGACGGCAACGGCAGGGGCCACCTGTGACCGGTCGCCTCACAGTCAGAGCCGGGCCATGTCCCAGTACGCACCGCGACGGGCCAACAGTTGGCGGTGAGTGCCCTGCTCGACGATCTTGCCTGACTCCATCACTAGTATGACATCCGCGTCTCGGATCGTCGAAAGTCGGTGAGCGATAATAAAACTCGTGCGATCACGGCGAAGCTCACACATCGCGTGCTGGATGAGCGCCTCAGTGCGGGTATCAACGGAGCTGGTGGCCTCGTCGAGGATCAGCAACTGGGGGCGGGCAAGAAAAGCCCGCGCGATCGTGATCAACTGCTTTTCGCCGGCGCTGATGTTGGTGCCGTCGTCACTGACCCGCGTCTGATAACCGGCCGGCAGGGTATGCACAAAGCGGTCCACGTAGGCCGCCTTGGCGGCGTCCACGACTTCGTGTTCGCTCGCCCCTGGTCGCCCGTACGCGATGTTTTCCGCAATCGTCCCCTCGAACAGCCAGGTGTCTTGCAGCACCATCCCGATCCGCGAACGCAGCGAATGCCGGCTCATCGACGCGATATCGACGCCGTCGATCAAGATCTGCCCGGAGTCGACGTCGTAGAAACGCATCAGCAGATTCACCAGCGTGGTCTTGCCGGCGCCCGTCGGACCGACGATCGCGACCGTGCTGCCCGGCTCGGCCACCAGCGACAGGTTCTCGATGACCGCATGTCCCGGACGATAGCTAAAACTCACACCCCGAAACTCGACTCGGCCGGGATGCTCACCGTTAACCGACGGCAGGGGCAACGGGTGCTCGGGTGGCTCTTCGGCCTCGTCGAGAAAGTCGAAAACCCTCTCAGCGCTGGCCATCCCGGACTGCAATGTGTTGTACATCGCCGCGACTTGGGTCAACGGTTGGTTGAACTGGCGCAGGTACTGGATGAACGCCTGAATGCCGCCCAGCGTGATCTGTCCGGTCGCCACCTGCAGACCACCGACCACCGCCACCGCGACGTAGCCCAGGTTGCCGACGAACGCCAGCGCCGGTGACAGCAGGGCGGACCAGAACTGGGCGCCCAAGCTGGCCTGATAAACGTCGTCGTTGAGCTCACGGAACTGCTGCTGCGCATCGGCCCGATGCCCGAAAGTCTTGACGACGGTGAAACCACTGTAGGTTTCCTCGATGTGCGCGTTGAGCCGCCCGGTGTTGGTCCACTGTGCGACGAATAACCGTTGCGAACGCCGAGTGATGACTTTGGTCAGCGCCAGCGACAGCGGCACGGTGAGCACCATCATCCCGGTCAATAGCGGCGAGATCGACAGCATCATCACCAAGACGGCCACCACGGTGACCACGGCGCTGAGCAACTGGCTGATCGTGACCGAGACCGACGTCTGGATGTTGTCGATGTCAT
This window contains:
- a CDS encoding nitroreductase family deazaflavin-dependent oxidoreductase — its product is MDVSQWVEQVVGIPLLRMHNAIYTATKGRIGHRIPGGPPNLLLHTTGAKTGKPRTTSLTYARDGDNYLVVASKGGDPRAPGWYHNLKADPNVEINVGPKRFSVTAKPVAPGDPDYPRLWQIVNTNNANRYEKYQRRTSRPIPVIVLTPR
- a CDS encoding ABC transporter ATP-binding protein, producing the protein MERPIRGVVQAPTERSRDFTGSALRLLKRLGPQRKQIAIAISLSMAGIAISVVVPRILGHATDLLFSGVVSRHLPPGSTKEQAIAAARARGDTTFAELLSRMSLQPGKGVDFGAVGHTLLLALMLYLIAAATIWLQARILNATVQQAIRGLRSDVEDKVHRLPLSYFDNRQRGELLSRVTNDIDNIQTSVSVTISQLLSAVVTVVAVLVMMLSISPLLTGMMVLTVPLSLALTKVITRRSQRLFVAQWTNTGRLNAHIEETYSGFTVVKTFGHRADAQQQFRELNDDVYQASLGAQFWSALLSPALAFVGNLGYVAVAVVGGLQVATGQITLGGIQAFIQYLRQFNQPLTQVAAMYNTLQSGMASAERVFDFLDEAEEPPEHPLPLPSVNGEHPGRVEFRGVSFSYRPGHAVIENLSLVAEPGSTVAIVGPTGAGKTTLVNLLMRFYDVDSGQILIDGVDIASMSRHSLRSRIGMVLQDTWLFEGTIAENIAYGRPGASEHEVVDAAKAAYVDRFVHTLPAGYQTRVSDDGTNISAGEKQLITIARAFLARPQLLILDEATSSVDTRTEALIQHAMCELRRDRTSFIIAHRLSTIRDADVILVMESGKIVEQGTHRQLLARRGAYWDMARL
- a CDS encoding LLM class flavin-dependent oxidoreductase; the encoded protein is MRLSVLDLVPVRTDQSTSDALAATVQLAQTADRLGFTRYWVAEHHNMPAIAATSPPVLIAYLAAQTAQLRLGSGGVMLPNHAPLAVAEQFALLEAAAPGRIDLGIGRAPGSDPITSWALRAGRDDRDLEHFPDYLDDVVALMSPRGARLPLRDGEYVLKATPAAVSEPRLWLLGSSMYSAHVAAAKGLPYVFAHHFSGKGTAEALAVYRSRFVPSKLAAQPVTFLTVNAVVAETREEATALMMPNLHMMARLRTGQPLGPVQLVEDARAEQLTPQQLHIVERGLQRAILGTPADAAAQLRALAQQFDVDEVMINPVASAHRGTDPATAPGRVATLELLAKELF
- a CDS encoding DNA-deoxyinosine glycosylase, with amino-acid sequence MNAPVPKGLPPVVDDGARLLILGSFPSVQSLVAHQYYANPRNCFWRITSELFGFDQSAPYETRVDALQSHAVALWDVLHKCRRVGSSDSNIDLKSLVPNDFQKLFTCYPSITRVYFNGNKADALFRRFVRVDTTVSYQRLPSTSPAHVMPVCDKLAAWRVISRS
- a CDS encoding uracil-DNA glycosylase; the protein is MWGVRPHPRTGRLFASPVAPGTGWPGDPATPQTPVAADPAQVSALAGEVHSIPELDALVSVCRACPRLVAWREQAAVIKRRAFADQPYWGRPVPGWGSQQPRLLILGLAPAAHGGNRTGRMFTGDRSGDQLFAALHRAGLVSSPSSVDAADGLRANRIRITAPVRCAPPANKPAPEEQVTCSPWLEAEWRLVSGHVRVIVALGGFAWQVALRLVEHAGIRKPLFSHGALAELPSGLRVLGCYHPSQQNMFTGKLTPAMLDAIFTDAKTMAGIR
- a CDS encoding HIT family protein; its protein translation is MSCVFCAIVAGTAPAIRIYEDGGYLAILDIRPFTRGHTLVLPKRHTVDLTDTPPETLAEMVTIGQRIARAARTTELADATNIAINDGRAAFQTVFHIHLHVLPRRNGDKFAVAKGMLLRHDPDREATAQILREALARTDASQPD
- a CDS encoding MalY/PatB family protein: MSDCVFDLLTEDQLRQRKTVKWNHFEPDVLPLWIAEMDFPTAPAVLDAVHRWVADEEFGYPAFADDALPTATADWCRRRYGWNVSAEWVRIVPDVLKGMEVVINFLTRPESPVALPVPAYMPFFDVLHVTGRQRVEIPMTPQPDSGRYVLDPDAVDAAFAKGAGSLILCNPNNPLGTAFTVDELRVIVDIAARHGARIIADEIHAPLVYGHPHVAAASVSDAAAQTVITLMSASKGWNLPGLMCAQVILSNSRDAKEWDRINWLHRMGASTVGIRANIAAYNHGADWLDQLLVYLQANRDHLARTLPESAPGVTVTTPEGTYLAWVDFRALNLPAEPAEYLLAKAKVALSPGLPFGAAVGSGFARLNFGTTRAILDRAIAAIAAALPPGR